In Anthonomus grandis grandis chromosome 5, icAntGran1.3, whole genome shotgun sequence, the following are encoded in one genomic region:
- the LOC126736012 gene encoding methyltransferase-like protein 25B, translating into MSLGGFSSYEEYLSAALELLKSYQWIFRHKNTDILTENVLTNFPPHWTEYFNQLSTDDLHRIILGETRGDTPEDLKEFFETIRSLSLESDKGGGSPSDCPRISGLSRKKAHEIALLAPVIHEICESTGCDLIVDVGSGIGHLPHLLHDKYNYPILALEASKKLVETAQMHQSKLHPKSKANVIFREFYVTESSAQSIENLVKTHFGPDKKICLTGLHACADLTVEVLKLFEKLQNGHAMVIMPCCYHRMTDDVNYFKCFPCSAICKQLFDKYDSSKFIGRPFLRLACQQTVRSYVTMSREEHERRGRLCMQRALLQLVAEMENCSVRRLKRKSGKSDATDSDEGFEAYLNNLPRTHRLVRRDDGQPTDYHRQQQLFSIKMREKWNEKHKNDCWAAEVLTGLQAAIQSVCENVILLDRVAFLKEMGIHCCTRKITNDSISPRCWALIALKNVRVQ; encoded by the exons ATGTCATTGGGGGGCTTCAGTTCGTACGAGGAGTACCTAAGTGCGGCCCTGGAACTCTTAAAATCCTACCAGTGGATATTTCGCCATAAAAACACcgatattttaactgaaaacgTGCTTACCAACTTCCCCCCGCATTGGACCGAATACTTTAACCAACTAAGCACCGATGACTTGCATCGGATCATTTTGGGAGAGACTCGG GGTGACACGCCAGAAGATCTAAAAGAGTTTTTTGAAACAATTAGGTCGTTGAGTCTAGAGAGCGATAAAGGGGGCGGCTCACCCTCGGATTGCCCCAGAATAAGCGGGTTGAGTAGGAAAAAGGCTCACGAGATAGCGCTTTTAGCGCCAGTCATTCATGAGATCTGTGAGTCTACCGGGTGCGATTTGATTGTAGATGTGGGATCTGGAATA GGTCATTTACCGCACCTGTTACACGACAAATATAACTACCCCATCCTGGCCCTGGAAGCGTCCAAGAAATTAGTGGAAACCGCCCAAATGCACCAATCCAAACTCCATCCCAAATCCAAAGCCAACGTAATTTTCCGGGAGTTTTACGTCACGGAATCGAGTGCCCAATCAATAGAAAACCTGGTGAAAACCCATTTTGGTCCCGATAAGAAAATCTGCCTGACTGGTTTACACGCGTGTGCCGATTTAACGGTCGAAGTACTAAAACTATTTGAAAAACTCCAGAATGGACACGCGATGGTCATAATGCCTTGCTGCTACCACCGCATGACGGACGATgtcaattatttcaaatgtttcCCGTGTAGCGCCATCTGTAAGCAATTGTTTGACAAGTATGACAGTTCCAAGTTCATTGGGCGGCCATTTTTACGACTGGCCTGTCAACAAACTGTCAGATCTTACGTGACGATGTCCAGGGAGGAGCACGAGAGGCGTGGGCGGTTGTGTATGCAGAGGGCGTTACTGCAGCTGGTAGCTGAGATGG aaaattgctCGGTACGAAGACTAAAGAGAAAATCGGGCAAATCGGACGCAACAGACAGTGACGAAGGTTTCGAGGCGTATTTGAATAATTTACCGAGAACGCACCGACTTGTACGGCGAGACGACGGCCAACCGACCGATTACCATCGCCAGCAACAACTTTTTTCGATCAAAATGCGTGAAAAATGGAacgaaaaacacaaaaatgatTGTTGGGCCGCCGAAGTTTTAACGGGGCTTCAGGCGGCCATTCAGTCCGTATGCGAGAACGTCATTCTGCTTGATAGAGTCGCATTTCTAAAGGAAATGGGGATCCATTGTTGTACTAGAAAAATAACAAATGATTCTATCTCGCCACGGTGTTGGGCACTGATTGCCCTCAAGAATGTGCGGGTGCAATAA